In Streptomyces sp. NBC_01408, one DNA window encodes the following:
- a CDS encoding acetyl-CoA acetyltransferase, which produces MPGPTPGPLRGPASASAPTPGTPGTPRRRVAVVGVALSDCGRVDGPTPYALHAQAARRALADSGLDRSVIDGFASAGLGTLAPVEVAEYLGLRPTWVDSTAVGGSTWEVMAAHAADAIAAGHAEAVLLVYGSTARADIKARRRTANLSFGARGPLQFEVPYGHTLISKYAMAARRHMHEYGTTLEQLASVAVQARANAATNPDAMFREPITVEEVLSGEMIADPFTKLHCCIRSDGGCAVLLAAEDYVPDTAKAPVWILGAGTSVSHTTMSEWEDFTVSPAAVSGRLAFERAGLTPADVDLAEIYDAFTYMTLVTLEDLGFCAKGEGGAFVEKGRLLRDGELPVNTDGGGLSACHPGMRGLFLLVEAVRQLRGEAGPGQVTKPGGRLPEVALASGTGGWFCSSGTVILGRA; this is translated from the coding sequence ATGCCTGGACCCACGCCCGGGCCCCTCCGAGGGCCCGCATCCGCCTCCGCCCCCACCCCCGGCACCCCCGGCACCCCCCGCCGCCGGGTGGCGGTCGTCGGCGTCGCCCTCTCCGACTGCGGCCGGGTGGACGGCCCCACCCCCTACGCCCTGCACGCGCAGGCCGCCCGCCGGGCCCTGGCCGACTCCGGCCTGGACCGCTCCGTCATCGACGGCTTCGCCTCGGCGGGCCTCGGCACCCTCGCACCGGTCGAGGTGGCCGAGTACCTGGGCCTGCGCCCCACCTGGGTGGACTCCACCGCCGTGGGCGGCTCCACCTGGGAGGTGATGGCCGCCCACGCCGCGGACGCCATCGCGGCCGGGCACGCCGAAGCCGTCCTGCTGGTCTACGGATCCACCGCCCGCGCGGACATCAAGGCCCGGCGGCGGACTGCGAACCTCTCCTTCGGCGCACGTGGTCCGCTCCAGTTCGAGGTCCCGTACGGGCACACGCTGATCTCCAAGTACGCGATGGCCGCCCGCCGCCACATGCACGAGTACGGCACCACCCTGGAGCAGCTCGCCTCGGTGGCCGTCCAGGCCCGGGCGAACGCGGCCACCAACCCGGACGCGATGTTCCGCGAGCCGATCACGGTCGAGGAGGTCCTGTCCGGCGAGATGATCGCGGACCCCTTCACCAAACTGCACTGCTGCATCCGCTCGGACGGCGGCTGCGCGGTGCTGCTGGCGGCGGAGGACTACGTACCGGACACCGCGAAGGCACCGGTGTGGATCCTGGGCGCGGGCACCTCGGTCTCGCACACCACCATGTCGGAGTGGGAGGACTTCACGGTGTCCCCGGCGGCCGTCTCGGGCAGGCTGGCGTTCGAACGGGCCGGCCTCACCCCTGCGGACGTGGACCTCGCGGAGATCTACGACGCCTTCACCTACATGACCCTGGTGACCCTGGAGGACCTCGGCTTCTGCGCGAAGGGCGAGGGCGGCGCCTTCGTGGAGAAGGGCCGCCTGCTGCGCGACGGCGAACTCCCGGTCAACACCGACGGCGGTGGCCTCTCGGCCTGCCACCCCGGCATGCGCGGCCTCTTCCTGCTGGTCGAGGCGGTCCGCCAGCTCCGCGGCGAGGCGGGGCCGGGCCAGGTCACCAAACCCGGCGGCCGGCTGCCGGAGGTGGCCCTGGCCTCCGGCACGGGAGGCTGGTTCTGCTCCTCGGGGACGGTGATCCTGGGACGGGCCTGA
- a CDS encoding maleate cis-trans isomerase encodes MWQPDGWDVRVRLGVLTPHADVGPESELRAMAPAEVGLHAARVPFGAMGSGGAMDPTIALAPVRAFAEPPYVDEATALLAAAPVAAIAFAFTSSAYAVGARGEARMLDRLGVRAAGLPVVATCAATVEALRVLGVTRLGLVDPPWFGADLNGLGRDYYRDAGFDVPFAAPCGLPSGQSLIRPDALHDWVAAHLPDEAEAVVIGGNGFRAVGVIQALETTLGRPVLTANQVLLWAALRAAGAPTDGIGGYGGLFARS; translated from the coding sequence ATGTGGCAGCCGGACGGCTGGGACGTACGGGTCCGCCTGGGGGTTCTCACCCCGCACGCCGACGTCGGCCCCGAGTCGGAGCTGCGCGCCATGGCCCCGGCGGAGGTGGGGCTGCACGCCGCCCGGGTGCCGTTCGGCGCGATGGGCAGCGGCGGCGCGATGGACCCCACCATCGCACTCGCACCCGTACGGGCCTTCGCCGAGCCCCCGTACGTGGACGAGGCCACCGCACTGCTGGCGGCCGCGCCGGTGGCGGCCATCGCCTTCGCCTTCACCAGCTCCGCATACGCCGTCGGCGCGCGCGGCGAGGCGCGGATGCTCGACCGCCTGGGGGTGCGCGCCGCAGGCCTGCCGGTGGTCGCCACCTGCGCCGCGACGGTCGAGGCCCTGCGCGTCCTGGGTGTGACGCGGCTCGGCCTCGTCGACCCGCCGTGGTTCGGCGCGGACCTCAACGGCCTGGGCCGGGACTACTACCGGGACGCCGGCTTCGACGTGCCCTTCGCCGCCCCGTGCGGCCTGCCCAGCGGCCAGTCGCTCATCCGGCCCGACGCCCTGCACGACTGGGTCGCCGCCCACCTTCCCGACGAGGCAGAAGCGGTCGTCATCGGCGGCAACGGCTTCCGGGCCGTCGGGGTCATCCAGGCCCTGGAGACCACCCTCGGCCGCCCCGTCCTCACCGCCAACCAGGTCCTCCTCTGGGCCGCCCTGCGCGCGGCGGGCGCCCCCACCGACGGCATCGGCGGCTACGGCGGGCTCTTCGCACGTTCGTGA
- a CDS encoding pyridoxal 5'-phosphate synthase, which produces MTSQTSSDAFHTTLHSLRVWENPLPVFDTGTAPAEPLPLFREWFLHAAAAGQPEPHTMSLATVDGEGRPDVRILMLHDADARGWHFATHATSAKGRQLAGQPEAALAFYWPAVARQVRIRGRVTACGPQESRADLAVRSRGALASALTGRQSEVLGSREELERASAAAWERAEAEPDAPAPTWTRYVLDASEVEFFQGDAARRHTRLRYRRPAGAAAWIRELLWP; this is translated from the coding sequence ATGACGAGCCAGACCAGCAGCGATGCCTTCCACACCACCCTGCACTCCCTGCGCGTGTGGGAGAACCCGCTCCCCGTCTTCGACACCGGGACGGCGCCTGCCGAGCCGCTGCCGCTGTTCCGCGAGTGGTTCCTGCACGCCGCCGCGGCGGGGCAGCCGGAGCCGCACACGATGAGCCTGGCGACGGTGGACGGCGAGGGGCGGCCCGACGTACGCATCCTGATGCTGCACGACGCCGATGCGCGCGGCTGGCACTTCGCCACGCACGCCACCAGCGCCAAGGGCCGGCAACTGGCCGGGCAGCCCGAGGCCGCGCTCGCCTTCTACTGGCCGGCCGTGGCCCGACAGGTGCGCATCCGGGGCCGGGTCACCGCCTGCGGCCCGCAGGAGAGCCGGGCCGACCTGGCCGTGCGCTCGCGGGGTGCGCTCGCCTCCGCGCTGACGGGCCGGCAGAGCGAGGTGCTCGGCTCCCGGGAGGAGCTGGAACGGGCCTCGGCGGCTGCCTGGGAGCGGGCCGAGGCGGAGCCGGACGCCCCGGCCCCGACCTGGACGAGGTACGTCCTGGACGCCTCCGAGGTGGAGTTCTTCCAGGGCGACGCCGCCCGCCGCCACACCCGGCTGCGCTACCGGCGCCCGGCCGGAGCCGCCGCCTGGATCCGCGAACTGCTGTGGCCTTAG
- a CDS encoding Zn-ribbon domain-containing OB-fold protein codes for MNPPPDTVPRYDLPEADEFTRPYWDAAAEGRLLLRRCADCGRAHHYPREFCPFCWAGEDRVTWEAASGLATLYTWSVIHRNDLPPFGTRVPYAAAVVDLAEGPRMMTEVVDCEPADLRIGMRLEVAFREAADAVAVAVFRPAGKG; via the coding sequence GTGAACCCGCCCCCGGACACCGTGCCGCGCTACGACCTCCCCGAGGCGGACGAGTTCACCCGCCCCTACTGGGACGCGGCGGCCGAGGGCCGCCTCCTGCTGCGCCGCTGCGCGGACTGCGGGCGGGCGCACCACTACCCGCGGGAGTTCTGCCCGTTCTGCTGGGCCGGCGAGGACCGTGTGACGTGGGAGGCGGCGAGCGGCCTGGCGACCCTCTACACCTGGTCGGTGATCCACCGCAACGACCTGCCGCCCTTCGGTACGCGCGTCCCGTACGCGGCGGCGGTGGTCGACCTGGCGGAGGGTCCGCGCATGATGACCGAGGTCGTCGACTGCGAACCGGCGGACCTGCGGATCGGGATGCGGCTGGAGGTCGCCTTCCGCGAGGCGGCGGACGCAGTGGCCGTGGCGGTGTTCCGCCCGGCGGGCAAGGGCTGA
- a CDS encoding DoxX family membrane protein, giving the protein MQTIWLSGAEWLAVLRIGLGLWWLESWRHKDKKGWFERGTGIAWAADVAGKHRWTFVKGGFELVVKPRPKLMAYIVVYAELALGLGLVLGFLTPVALVAGLLLNLLYLVLMIHDWAEQGQNAMMALISLVALLAMSWQTWSLDAAIGLFL; this is encoded by the coding sequence ATGCAGACCATCTGGCTCAGCGGAGCCGAATGGCTCGCCGTGCTCCGGATAGGCCTCGGCCTGTGGTGGCTGGAGAGCTGGCGGCACAAGGACAAGAAGGGCTGGTTCGAACGCGGCACCGGCATCGCCTGGGCCGCCGACGTCGCGGGCAAACACCGCTGGACCTTCGTCAAGGGCGGCTTCGAGCTGGTCGTGAAGCCGCGCCCCAAGCTGATGGCGTACATCGTCGTCTACGCCGAACTCGCCCTCGGGCTGGGCCTGGTCCTCGGCTTCCTCACGCCCGTCGCACTGGTCGCCGGACTGCTGCTGAACCTGCTCTACCTCGTGCTGATGATCCACGACTGGGCCGAGCAGGGCCAGAACGCGATGATGGCGCTCATCTCCCTCGTCGCCCTCCTCGCCATGAGCTGGCAGACCTGGTCCCTCGACGCGGCGATCGGACTGTTCCTGTGA